Below is a window of Pseudomonas eucalypticola DNA.
GGCCGCTACCGGCTTGGCGTTGATCAGGTCCTGAGGCATCAGGCCTTCGCTTTCAGCCATCGACAGGCGTTCCTTGACCGCACGCTCAACGCGCACCAGGCCAACACGGAACTGGTTCTCGGCCATTTCACCTACGCAGCGAACACGACGGTTACCCAGGTGGTCGATGTCGTCGACGATGCCTTTGCCGTTACGGATGTCGACCAGGGTCTTCAGAACGGCAACGATGTCTTCCTTGCTCAGCACGCCCGAACCTTCGATCTCGGTACGACCGATACGACGGTTGAACTTCATGCGGCCTACAGCGGACAGATCGTAGCGCTCAGGGCTGAAGAACAGGTTGTTGAACAGGGTCTCGGCGGCGTCCTTGGTTGGCGGCTCGCCAGGACGCATCATGCGGTAGATCTCGACCAGCGCTTCCAGTTGGTTGGCGGTGGAGTCGATCTTCAGCGTGTCGGAGATGAACGGACCGCAGTCGATGTCGTTGGTGTACAACGTTTCGATACGGACGACCTGGGCCTTGGCGATCTTCACCAGCAGCTCGGTGCTCAGTTCGGTGTTGCATTCGCACAGGATTTCACCAGTGGCCGGGTGAACGATGGCCTTGGCAGTGGTACGACCCAGCACGTAGTCCAGCGGAACTTCCAGCTCTTTGATGCCGGCTTTTTCCAACTGGTTGATGTGGCGGGCAGTGATGCGGCGACCCTGCTCGACGATCACCTTGCCGGTGTTGTCGAGGATGTCCAGCACGGCAACTTCACCACGCAGGCGCTGAGGCACCAGTTCCAGGCTGAGCTTTTCGCCCTGCACGTGGAATACGTTGGTGGTGTAGAACGCATCGAGGACTTCCTCGGTGCTATAGCCCAGTGCGCGCAGCAGTACCGACGCAGGCAGCTTGCGACGACGGTCGATCCGGACGAATACACAGTCTTTCGGGTCGAATTCGAAGTCCAGCCACGAGCCGCGGTAAGGAATGATACGGGCCGAGTACAACAGTTTGCCGGAGCTGTGGGTCTTGCCACGGTCGTGGTCGAAGAACACACCTGGCGAACGGTGCAACTGGGAGACGATGACGCGCTCGGTACCGTTGATTACGAAGGTACCGTTCTCGGTCATCAGGGGGATTTCCCCCATGTAGACTTCCTGCTCCTTGATGTCCTTGATCGCTTTGTTCGACGATTCTTTGTCGAAAATGATCAGGCGTACTTTTACCCGCAAAGGTACGGCGTACGTTACGCCGCGCAATACGCATTCTTTGACATCAAAGGCCGGTTCGCCCAGGCGATAACCAACGTACTCCAGAGCAGCGTTGCCGGAGTAGCTGATGATCGGGAAAACGGATTTGAAGGCCGCATGCAGACCGACGTCACGGAACTGGTCCTTGGTCGCGCCCGCCTGCAAGAATTCGCGATACGAATCCAGCTGGATAGCCAAGAGGTACGGTACGTCCATGACGTCCGGCAACTTGCTAAAGTCCTTGCGGATACGTTTTTTCTCAGTGTATGAGTAAGCCATCAGCGTTCCCCAGCTTGGTCACCTGCTTGTTTGGCTTCTCCCGACGGGGAGCAGCCAGAAAATCGTGCAAACCCCTTGGTTTGCGCCACCATCATCGGTGGTTGAAGCACGTTACTGGCGCCGACCTGATCAGCTGCCAATAACGGAAAAAGGCCGGTGGCATGAGCCACCAGCCATCAGCCGTTCGCTTGACGCTCGGGCTGGAGACGCAAGGTCGAAATTACTTGACTTCGACTTCGGCGCCAGCTTCTTCCAGCTTCTTCTTAGCGTCTTCAGCGGCTTCTTTCGAAACGCCTTCAGCGATAACCTGAGGAGCGCCGTCGACTTTCTCTTTGGCTTCTTTCAGGCCCAGACCGGTCAGCTCACGAACAGCCTTGATCACGTTAACTTTCTTCTCGCCAGCGGCTTTCAGAATAACGTTGAACTCGGTTTGCTCTTCAACAGCGGCAGCAGCAACAGCTGGACCAGCCGATGCAGCAGCAGCGGTAACGCCGAATTTTTCTTCGAAAGCTTTGATCAGCTCAACAACTTCCATTACGGACATTGCGCCAACGGCTTCGAGGATTTGCTCTTGAGTAACGGACATGACTCTTTTCCTGAATTGGGGGACGGCCTACGCGACCATCGAAATAAACAAAAAACGCGAGAAGCGAGCGGCCCTTAGGCTGCTGCGGCTTCTTTCTGGTCGCGAACTGCTGCCAGGGTACGGGCCAATTTGCTGGTAGCGCCTTGAATCACGCTCATCAGCTGGGAAATGGCTTCGTCACGGGTCGGCAGTGTTGCCAGTACGTCGATCTGATTAGCTGCGAGGAACTTGCCCTCGAACGCAGCTGCCTTGATCTCGAACTTGTCCTGACCTTTGGCGAACTCTTTGAAAATACGAGCAGCAGCGCCCGGATGTTCTTTGGAGAAAGCGATCAAGGTCGGGCCTTTGAACACGTCGTTGAGGACCGAGTAGTCGGTGCCTTCAACAGCGCGCTTGAGCAGGGTGTTACGTACGACACGTACGTATACGCCAGCTTCGCGGGCCTCTTTACGGAGTCCGGTCATAGCGCCTACAGTCACACCACGGGCATCAGCCACGACAGCGGACAGGGCAACTTTGGCAGCCTCGTTGACTTCAGCGACGATGGCCTTCTTGTCTTCGAGTTTAATTGCCACGGGTTTAACTCCTGCTTGTTACCGTTTCATCTGGCCGAAGCCTGATGTCGTTTTGGTGTCTAGTTCCAGAAGGAACCGGGAGCACCATCTGCGTAGGCTTGTGGTTTAAGGCTTGCGCCGCCTACGGTCTTGGATAGCCCCCGCAAAGCAGGGACCCCAATTTTTTCAGCCCGGAGCGGTCACCCGCCCCGGCTGCAAGTCTTACGCGCTCAGGGAACCCTGATCGATTACCAGACCTGGGCCCATGGTGGTGCTCAGGGTAACGCGCTTGACGTAGATACCTTTCGAAGAAGCTGGCTTGATACGCTTCAGATCAGCGATCAGGGCTTCAACGTTTTCCTTCAGCTTGGTGGCTTCGAAGCCAACCTTGCCAACGGAAGTGTGGATGATGCCGTTTTTGTCGGTGCGGTAGCGAACCTGACCAGCCTTGGCGTTTTTAACCGCGTTGGCTACGTCTGGAGTCACGGTACCGACTTTCGGGTTAGGCATCAGGCCGCGTGGACCCAGGATCTGACCCAGTTGACCTACAACGCGCATGGCATCCGGGGAGGCGATGACTACGTCATAGTTCAGGTCGCCGCCTTTCATTTCGGCAGCCAGGTCGTCCATGCCAACGCGGTCTGCGCCTGCAGCCAGGGCAGCTTCAGCAGCCGGGCCTTGGGTGAAGACAGCAACACGTACGGTCTTGCCAGTGCCGTGTGGCAGCACGGTAGCGCTACGTACGACCTGGTCGGATTTACGTGGGTCAACGCCCAGGTTCACGGCGACGTCGAACGACTCGCTGAACTTGACGGTCGACAGCTCGGCCAGCAGAGTGGCGGCTTCTTCGAAGTTGTAGACTTTGCCAGCTTCGATTTTGGAAGCAATAGCCTTTTGGCGCTTGGTCAGCTTAGCCATTACACACCCTCCACGTTGAGGCCCATGCTGCGAGCCGAACCAGCGATGGTGCGCACGGCGGCGTCCAGGTCGGAAGCGGTCAGGTCAGCATTTTTTGCCTTGGCGATATCTTCCAGCTGAGCGCGGGTCACGGTACCGACTTTAACGGTGTTCGGACGAGCGGAACCGCTGGTCAGGCCAGCAGCTTTCTTCAGCAGAACCGAAGCTGGGGTGCTTTTGGTTTCGAAGGTGAAGCTACGGTCACTGTATACAGTGATGATAACTGGAGTCGGCAGGCCGGCTTCTTGACCCTGAGTACGGGCGTTGAAGGCCTTGCAGAATTCCATGATGTTCACACCATGTTGACCCAGAGCCGGGCCGACGGGCGGGCTAGGGTTGGCCTGGCCGGCCTTTACTTGCAGCTTGATGTAAGCCGTGATTTTCTTAGCCATGAGCTACTCCAATATCGGGTACAGGCGCCTGGAAAGGCTCCCCGGTTGCTTGCGTTTTATCCCAGAGACGACAAAACCCCGCAGCTTACGCCTGCGGGGCATGGGATATGCCTTCAATCAGACCTTTTCGACCTGACTGAACTCGAGCTCTACCGGAGTAGAGCGTCCGAAAATAAGCACGGCCACTTGGATCCGGCTCTTTTCGTAGTTGACTTCTTCGACGGTACCGTTGAAATCCGCGAACGGACCATCGGTAACGCGCACCACCTCACCCGGCTCGAACAGCGTCTTGGGCTTCGGTTTGTCGCTGCCGTCAGCGACACGACGCAGGATAGCTTCAGCTTCCTTGTCGGTAATGGGTGCAGGCTTATCGGCGGTACCGCCAATGAAACCCATCACGCGAGGAGTGTCCTTGACCAAGTGCCAAGTACCCTCGTTCATTTCCATCTGGACCAGCACATAGCCTGGGAAGAACTTACGTTCGCTTTTGCGCTTCTGGCCGTTGCGCATCTCAACCACTTCTTCAGTGGGGACCAGAATCTCGCCAAAACCGTCTTCCATGCCAGCCAGCTTTACACGCTCGATCAAAGAGCGCATAACATGCTTCTCGTAACCCGAGTAGGCATGCACAACGTACCAACGCTTAGCCACGGGACACCCTTAGCCGACGATCAAGGAAACAAGCCAGCCGAGCAGGGAATCAAGCCCCCACAACAGCAACGCCATGACCAGGACGACCGCCACTACGATCAGGGTGGTCTGCGTGGTCTCTTGGCGAGTTGGCCATACGACTTTACGGATTTCGGTGCGAGCTTCCTTTGCCAGAGCGAAGAACGACTTGCCTTTGGCGGTCTGCAGCGCGGTGAACGCGGCTACGGCAGCAATGACGAGCAGTGCAAGCACTCGGTACAGGATCGGAGACGCATGGTAATACTGATTACCAACCACGCCAACCACCACCAAAGCGACAACAACCAGCCACTTGAGCAGATCAAAGCGAGATTCTTGGGCTTCAGCCTTCGGGGTCATCTAGGAGGATCCTGTGAAAAGAAAGCCAGACATCACCGAGTGAATCTGGCAGGTCAGGAGGGAATCGAACCCCCAACCTACGGTTTTGGAGACCGTCGCTCTGCCAATTGAGCTACTGACCTAAAAACATAATCAGGCCGACCATTATGCCGGGCCGAATAAGCGATTTCAACCACTTATAAAACAAAGGCAGATATTTTCATATCTGCCTGAGTAATGGAGCTCTTGAGCGGATTTGAACCGCTGACCTCACCCTTACCAAGGGTGTGCTCTACCAACTGAGCTACAAGAGCGAAACACTTTGCACAACCAGCAAACTTGGAGCGGGTAGCGGGAATCGAACCCGCATCATCAGCTTGGAAGGCTGAGGTTCTACCACTAAACTATACCCGCGGAGCTTGCTGCTCACGCTAAATTGGTGGAGGGAGAAGGATTCGAACCTTCGAAGTCTGAGACGTCAGATTTACAGTCTGATCCCTTTGGCCGCTCGGGAACCCCTCCGTAACGTGGGCGGCATTATCAACCTCTGCCGTCCTGCTGTCAAGCTATTTTTTCAATTAAATCTTGAAGTTAGCTTCGTTTGACAGCTGCTTCACACCTTGAGCGTTTCCGCTTATCGCTGTGGAGCGGGCGCCATTCTATGCAGGATTCAAGGTACTTGCAACCCCCCACACAACATTATTTTCTGTTTTAAGTCTTTGAAATCATTGGAAAGTCTCTGGAGCAGGGTTTCGTCCAGCAAACGCCGGGCCTCCGGCGAAATACGCAGCCAGTGAGAAACTCCATCAGGGCCATTTACCGCCACGGCCCGCGCCGAAATATCCAGGCTGACAAGCCGCTGCGATACGGGGGCGAGCTGCTCCAGACGTGAGAACCCTCCTACATACAGGCAATTTTCGTTGTCGACTTGCGGCTTTGCAGTCGCGGCACCACGCGCCTGGCCCGATTCAGACTCACTGAGCAGCCTGATGTCCTGGTGCGCGCCTTTGTACAGCGATTGCGACGCGACCTCCTTGGGCCGCATGGGAGCTTCCTGCTGATGCCACACGGCATAGAAAACGTTGAGCACAACCAGCAGGAGGAATAACCAGCGCATAGGGCACCTCAGACAATAGGACAGGCGATGGCCAGGCCGACGAATACCAGATCCGGCACCACCTGCGCAGCGGGAACCACATCGCTGACCAAGCCAGCATCGCCGCCGGTGAGGAACAGCGTGAAGTCATCCCCCCACAGGCGGCCGGCTTGCTCGACCTGGCTGGCGACGAACCCCCGCATCATCAGCGTGCAACCACGCTCCACGGCCTCGACGGTGTTGCGTCCAGGCTGCAGACTCAGGTGAGCGCGCTCGGCAGATTGGTCGTCATAGCGGATCTTGCGGGTGTGCGTGCGCAACTGCCCACGCATCAACGGCAGCCCAGGGCAGATAAAGCCCCCAATATGCTCGCCATCCGCAGCGACGAAATCAGAGGTAACGGCAGTTCCCAGGTCAATGACCACGCAGGCTCGCCCCGCGAGGCGGAAACCGGCCACAAGGGCGACCCACCGGTCCAGGCCCAGGCGTTCGAACGCCTCATAGCCATTGCGCACGCCCGCCAATACCTGCGCCGGAAGAGCCACCATGGCCTGCACGTTGAGTTCCGTCGCCAGGGCCGCCACCAGGCGCTCGGTTTCGTCCTCATTACGCACGCTGACCAGCCTGCAATGCTCCAGCTGCAAGCCAGCTATGCCCTTTACGGCGTCAATAAGCACGCTGTCGGCATCCACGACGCCACCCGCGATGCGCTCGGCGCCGTCGCCCGCGATGAC
It encodes the following:
- the rplJ gene encoding 50S ribosomal protein L10, producing MAIKLEDKKAIVAEVNEAAKVALSAVVADARGVTVGAMTGLRKEAREAGVYVRVVRNTLLKRAVEGTDYSVLNDVFKGPTLIAFSKEHPGAAARIFKEFAKGQDKFEIKAAAFEGKFLAANQIDVLATLPTRDEAISQLMSVIQGATSKLARTLAAVRDQKEAAAA
- the rplL gene encoding 50S ribosomal protein L7/L12 — translated: MSVTQEQILEAVGAMSVMEVVELIKAFEEKFGVTAAAASAGPAVAAAAVEEQTEFNVILKAAGEKKVNVIKAVRELTGLGLKEAKEKVDGAPQVIAEGVSKEAAEDAKKKLEEAGAEVEVK
- the secE gene encoding preprotein translocase subunit SecE; this encodes MTPKAEAQESRFDLLKWLVVVALVVVGVVGNQYYHASPILYRVLALLVIAAVAAFTALQTAKGKSFFALAKEARTEIRKVVWPTRQETTQTTLIVVAVVLVMALLLWGLDSLLGWLVSLIVG
- a CDS encoding pantothenate kinase, whose protein sequence is MILELDCGNSFIKWRVIAGDGAERIAGGVVDADSVLIDAVKGIAGLQLEHCRLVSVRNEDETERLVAALATELNVQAMVALPAQVLAGVRNGYEAFERLGLDRWVALVAGFRLAGRACVVIDLGTAVTSDFVAADGEHIGGFICPGLPLMRGQLRTHTRKIRYDDQSAERAHLSLQPGRNTVEAVERGCTLMMRGFVASQVEQAGRLWGDDFTLFLTGGDAGLVSDVVPAAQVVPDLVFVGLAIACPIV
- the nusG gene encoding transcription termination/antitermination protein NusG; its protein translation is MAKRWYVVHAYSGYEKHVMRSLIERVKLAGMEDGFGEILVPTEEVVEMRNGQKRKSERKFFPGYVLVQMEMNEGTWHLVKDTPRVMGFIGGTADKPAPITDKEAEAILRRVADGSDKPKPKTLFEPGEVVRVTDGPFADFNGTVEEVNYEKSRIQVAVLIFGRSTPVELEFSQVEKV
- the rplK gene encoding 50S ribosomal protein L11, with product MAKKITAYIKLQVKAGQANPSPPVGPALGQHGVNIMEFCKAFNARTQGQEAGLPTPVIITVYSDRSFTFETKSTPASVLLKKAAGLTSGSARPNTVKVGTVTRAQLEDIAKAKNADLTASDLDAAVRTIAGSARSMGLNVEGV
- the rplA gene encoding 50S ribosomal protein L1; translation: MAKLTKRQKAIASKIEAGKVYNFEEAATLLAELSTVKFSESFDVAVNLGVDPRKSDQVVRSATVLPHGTGKTVRVAVFTQGPAAEAALAAGADRVGMDDLAAEMKGGDLNYDVVIASPDAMRVVGQLGQILGPRGLMPNPKVGTVTPDVANAVKNAKAGQVRYRTDKNGIIHTSVGKVGFEATKLKENVEALIADLKRIKPASSKGIYVKRVTLSTTMGPGLVIDQGSLSA